From the genome of Physeter macrocephalus isolate SW-GA unplaced genomic scaffold, ASM283717v5 random_1403, whole genome shotgun sequence:
gaaCGCTGCCTCTTGGACTCATGGCCCAGCCTGCTTGCTGAGAGAGTGACAGCTCTGTGACCAACCTTCCCACCGCTCTCATGGATGTGCCTGGAGGAGCCCTAGACGTGCCAGATGCAGGGATGTGCACCCAGAAAGGGATGTGCTGACTCCTGACCCCCCCCCAAACCCAGAATGAGGGACGCCGATCAGCTTCCTGGCTCTCTGTCTAGAGCAGTAAGCCTGTCAGTCCTGCGGGCGGAGGGGAGCAGAGCAAAGGCCACTGAGCTGATGAGCATCAGGGACGGGTTTAAGGCAGATAAAAACAGGAgaacagaaagaggaaggaagaccaTGAGGCAGAGGGCTCAGTCCAGCGGCCTCCTGAACCACCCTGAGGGCCCCAGGACAGGGACCCGCCCCACAGAGAGCCACACCCCAGTGAGCGGCCCGGCCCAACCCTCACCCATCTTCAAGACAGACACTAGAAGCCAATGCCATGGGGAAAGCTGGTCCTGCAACGTGGGTCTTCCCGCCTGAGGCCAGCAGACATCGTCCTCAAACCCACAGCCGAGGTCCAGTCACGCAGTCTCACTCCTGAGCCCTGGCGCGCAGGGGCTCAGCCCAGAGCGACGCGGCACGCACCTGAGGCCAGCACGTGGGGAGGGATCTGCACGTGGGGCCCGAGCCCCAGGAAGTTGCAGCGGTAGGCCTCCTCGTACTGGCTGCTGTAAGGGATGACGCGTACACAGCCCACGGGCAGCATGGTCTGAAGGACAGAACAACCCGGAACTGAGCGCTGCCCCGCCCGAGTCCCGCCCCCACGCCCCACGAGCCCCTTGCAGCTCGGTCCAGAGCCCTCTCCTCCCAGAAGGCGTCGCCCACCCGGCCCCTCTCATCGCGGCCCGCTCTGCAGGGTTAACCCTTCCATCATTCTCCTACTTCTCAGATGTTTGTCTCTTCCCTCACCCGCCAAAGGGATTCTAAGCTGTCTGAGAGACGGTTTCGTCTTGTGCCTTCACGGGCCCAGGCAGAGGGCTGGCACGCACACGCGCTCAGAGCCGGACCTGGGCCTTGGCACCCCCTACACCTGTGGGACGGAGACAGCACGCCACACGTGCACTCCGGCCGGCCCATCGATCGGGCTCTGTGCAGAGGACCACGCGGGGACCCAGGCCCGCCTCTGTGGCACAGGTGGCTTCTCAAAGGGATGCGGGGCTTGGGGAAGGGCGGATGGGAGAGTGATCAGTCTGTCAGGACAGCACAGACTCCTTGCTCGAAATGAAAGCCAAAAatgactaccttttttttttttctttcattttttttttggccgcgctgcgcagcctgtgggatctcagttccctgaccagggatagaacctgggccctcggcagtgaaagcacagatgAATACCACTCTTAAAAGTGGAGAAAAACACAGATCTTAGATTCAGGAATGAACCTCTGCTGCGAGTCTCTGACACATCTTAACAGATTTTTCAAAAACCCACTAGGCCAATACCGTCCTGCcacaaaacacaaaggaaagaagaTCCTCTCACCCGAAGAACTTCAAAGGCTGAATGGACAAGGTCTGCGTCTCTACTTTTCCAGATCACCTGGTTCCCCATGAGGACGTGCCAAGCCAGTGTGCGGAAAGATGGGGCACCCAGGACCTGAAAAACACGGTGCACTGCTTTCTGTCCGGAGAAAGTGATTTGTGTGCTCGCCTAGAAACTTTCTCTGTAGAGTGAAGAAAGACGGGCAGGAGAGAGGAAGTCAGCTATCTTCTCGAGGAGGCTGGGTGACTTGCCCGAAACCAGGAGGAGGGATGGCCCCGTACTCACACCTGAAGGTCCGACCCCAGAGCTCCTGTACACTTCAAGATCTTTTccccaattctatttttaaagatttgaagcAGATAAAGTATTAGCTCTTTGCAACATGTACCTTCTCTCTCTACACCCTTAACTTTGGCCTAACCACTTGAAAGAGAGCCAGGGTTGTGAGTATTCGGCACCGAGGAAGAGCTCAGTCTTGATGCCGGCAGCCCAGGGCTGCCCCACTGAGCGGATCCACGTCCGGAGCCCCAGTCTCTAACCACGTCCTCTGGGGCTGTGAGTCTCTCAATCTAGGGGTTGTGACTTCCTCATCTGTCCTGTTTTTATCCTGCTTTAATCAACTCTAACTCCACGGCACTGACATTTTAGAAGAGCTCAGCCTGTTGTCTTAGGGCCTGTGaacatggccagaaaaaaagaggaggctGTGACACTGCCTTTTACCAAACCCTACCAGCCCCCAAGGACTCCCACCTCCAGTGGAATTCAAGATCCCCTCCACCCGTAGTCCACATTCGCTGTAACCCACTGTAATCAACAAGGACTGCAGCCAAATCAAGGACGATTTAAATGAATGGTTTTCACCCCAAAGCCCCACAGAACACCGGCTGGTAAATCAAGCTTTACttcattttccaaaatagaaataaCCCTTTTCTGACAGAATTCACGCTCAATGTAAAAGTAAACAGAGCGAGAGCCTAAGAAAGGACAGCCTGCTTTGTGATCTAGCCGTCACTCCCCCCCGCCCTCCCGTGTGGTGAGACCCGTGGCCTCCGCGAGCATCCCCGATGGtcacccccccacacacgcaTACGTACACGCTGCAGCGCAGGCTCCTGCTCCTACTTGTAAGAAAGGCCACTGTTTTCAATGTGCAAAGCATCTATGCTGTGTGCAAACCAACAATGCTGTTCAACTCCTTTAGAAGGTTCCAGAATGATAAGATTAGAGAACCATGAGAAGCCAACCGTTGGGCCTTTCTTTAGAGAAACCCCCTCCATCCTCACTGAGCCTGGGGCTAAGACACCCCAGATGCCCCCTGTCATCTTCAGCCACCCACCAAGAAGGTTCTTGGTCACCCCTGGACACAAGAGCCCCGAAGGACAAGGCGTGCTGGATGGAGATGAGCCGGGAGGAGAGGGCGGGGCTCTTGGCCCGAGTCTCTGACCTGGGCTCTACCCCTCTACCGCCTACCTGCCTCATGTGCCGAAGGGATTTAAAGACAGAGAGCTTTCGGGGCTGCCAGTGTCCGCCGTCTGAGAGCAAGGACGAATCCGCTGGGCACTTGGTCAGCTCCCGCCCCTCGGCCCCCTCCGGCAAGACAGgggctttctcctcctcttcagcCTCAGAGTTGCCCCAGCTTTCTGATTCCTCTTCCAAGTCTGCAAGACAGACAACAAACTCAGTTACGAAACGTGCGTCCCTAGATTCCTTCGTTCTCTGGGTGCAAGCCTGCACACGACCACTTCAGCCCAAGGCATCTCGTGGTTAAACGAGCCAGAAGGCTACTGACTTCTGGTTCGGACCAGATGTCGACACCACCTGCTGCCACTGGAGTCCTGGAGTGGGCCAGGAGCTTTCAGTCTGCTATGTTCTGTCCACTGCCGGTGGGAAAAGTCAAGTCAACGATAAGGACGATAACAGTGTGTGGGCGCTACCCTAAAGATGTCCACACGTTCGGTCCCTTAATCCTCTCGCCTGCCCTGGGTGAGTACTGTTCTCCCCATCTCACAGGAAGGAACATCTGCTATCTCAATTCATCGTCACGACAACCCCAGGAATGCAGCATCCTCACCGCACAGCTCGAGTGAAGGGGCCTTGCCGTGCACACGGAACACACACACCTTGGAGCCCGGAGCTGAAGGCAGGTCTGTACAGCTGCAGCGTGTGCTCTGAACCCCTAGGCTCACCTTGTGACCAAAATACAACCCAAGACGTGACAGTGAGCACCGCATGCCTGCACTTCTCTCTCTCCCAACACACTCGGCTCTCCGTGCAAACAAATCTCACCAGCAGACTGCCCCCGCCACCTTCACTAACCTAGAAACGTGTAATCGCTACGATAAATGGTTCCGGGCCGACCGTACCGTGAGGGCGCGGAAGTGGACCGCGCTCCTGTCTTCTCTGAGCGAGCCCTGCCCTTGACGAACCCGCCCACCCTCCCCTTCGCGGGGAAGCCTGCTCAGGTGCAAGTCACCGGACGAGAGGAACAAGCTCGAAAGAGCTCCAGCTTGTGAAGGTCAATCGTTTGCAAGAAGGAGCACGTTGTAACAGAGGACACGCAAGACGCACCGTGAGTCTTGCTCACCCCGCCCCACGTTTGAGATCCTGGCCCTATGTCACTGAAAATCCAATCATCTCCAAAAGAGAAGCAGACTCGCAGACTCCCCTGGGCAGTTACTTAGAACACCCAGATGTGGAGATCGGATTGCAAACCTGGGGAGGGCGGCCCAGTTTCCAGGAGGCTTGGGAACCACCGCCCTGAGGAAAACCTCAGGTCCCACTGAAGGACCACATTGTAGCGTTGAAGAGCAGACAGCAGGTCCCCATCCAGACAGGCCGAGCAAGCGCTTCTTGTACAATAGGGACACAAAAGCCTCACTCAACCCACCTCTCCAGAGCGACAGCCCCGGGGGTGGTCTTTCCCAACCTGCCCGGACAGACTCTTACACGTGACTGTCAAGGAAGATGAGGCAGGAAATCACAACAAAACCACGAAGAGCAAAGGGCCAGCTTTTGTAGACGCTGCTTCTGGGGTCCCCTCCGTCAGCTCTCTCTGCtgggatggaggagagggaagcTGAGCGCGGAACGACCCCAGGCCACCGCCGGCAGAGGCTCCCAGCACGGGCACCTCCCAGCTCACCCGCAAGCTGCTCCATCTGGACCAAGGTGTCCTCAGTGGGTGCGCCTTCCAGGAGCTTCTCGGTCAGCCGGCTGCCGCACGCCTTCAGGAGCCTGGGAAGCAAAGTGCCACCGATGCAGTGTTCTCGCCAGAAGGAAAACTAGACCCGAAGCCAATCAACCCTCTTGAGCTGACGACTGGTTAACAGAAAACATGGGCATCAAAGAACGAGCTGAGTATCACCGCGAGGATTCGATCAGCCAGAGGGGTTCCCACAGGACGTACGGCCCAGGCCTCCAACAaaaggcagggaggctggggcagAGGCGCACGAGGCGCCGCTCTAGACTTAGAGGCCTGGCACGATCCGCGCCCCGTGTGGTGGTGCGCTGGTCCCGATGCCAGAGTCCACTCTGAGGCAAAGCAGGAAAAGTGAACGTGGATTGGGCTGGATGATGCTAAGCAACGAGTCCATTCTGTTGGGTGTGATAATGGGTTTATGGTCGAAGTGATACAACTAAGATTTGCTTTagaaaacattccagaaaaaagaaaagtgaagaacAGGTGAAAAAGCAGTAAGGTGTTGCTAACTGCTAGAGTAGGAGGCTGCGAAGTCCGTCGTAGTATCACACTTTGGGTCTGTCTGAAAgtttcccaaatgaaaataatttctaaaagacACGAGCAACTGTATGTCAGGTGGGGgagacaaatatttttctctttagtttgcAGGTTCTCAGGAGCTGCACTCAAGGATTTACATGCGAGGAACGTCACCCACACCAGGACCTGCCTGATTTAGGTGATGCTGCACAGGAATGAGAATCTGGGGGCTTTGGGAGGAACGGAGCCTGCAGTGGGAGGAACAGAAACAACCTGTGGCCGGAGGACAGACCGTGGTGGTTTCTAAGCGTGTCCACACATCTGTCCATACTCCTCCCTTCCAAAGGCGGAGACCGGTCCTCCCCACCCGCCTAGGCTGAGCTACTTCTCACAAGAGCAGGTGCAGGCAGGGCCTGTGTGCCGCTGAGGCTGGGTGGTGAGAGCCAGCAGAGCCCACCTCACTCTCGCCGGATCACCCGCACGACCGTGGCGAAGAGCAGAGGCCTCCCACCCACGGCCAGACCAACCTGCCAGCCCCGAGGGAGCCCAGCCTTCCGACGACAGCAGCTCCGCCTGAGAACCAGAGCCAGAACGGCCCAGCTCATCCCCTCTCTTGAGTCCTGACTCACAAGTGCTGTGCGAGACGAGCATTCGCTGCTGCTCACAAAAAGGGAGAGACCGCTGGTCTTGGTCTAGGAACTTCACCTTAAAATTATCGCTGGGAAGTGAGCTCCGCCTAAACGCGACTTCCACGCACTCAGGGGCGAGAAGGACCGAACCCAGGTCAGGACTCACGCGTCACGGCACAGACCCGTCAGCAACTGTCCCCCCCAGCCCAGGCACGGTCCGGCCAACACCCCAGCAGCCACGAGAAGGCCGAGGTTGGTTACCAGGCGAAGGAGGTGTGCAGGCACGCCCACAAGCCGTCATCGTTGGTCAAGGACGTCAGCGAGCGGGCAGCGTTGCCGTTCCTTTGGTGCAGGAACGGTGTGAAAGCAGTGTTCATCCTCTGGGCACGCTGCGGGCACCCAAACTGCTCCGCCTCAAACACCTGGCGCACAAGGGCAGGGAAAGACCCTTAACGACAATCCGGCCGGCAGCCTGGGCCCCAGGCTGCTCTCCGGGCCGAGAGCAAAGAAGGGCCCCCGGTCTCATCCCGAAGAGAACAGCTGTGTCCCCCAGCTGGATCAGAAGCCGCCTGAGAAGAGGCTCAGTTAGGAGTCTCTCCTGCAGCCTCCCCGACACCGACTCATCGGCGCCTGACGGGGCTCGGGGGGCATCCGCGCTTTCCAGGCCCCCCCGTTTCCAGGCACGGGGGGCTTCCGCTGCTCAGGCCCTGTGTGGGCAGGACACGTGACCACTTCCtgcaaggaggggagaggagccagGCCTCCAGCCCCACCTGTGCACCCCGGCAGGCAACTGGGCAGCAACGCCACCGCAGCCCGACCACAGCGAGCAGAGCCCTGCTTGCCTGCGATGGACGCAGAACCTAAACAAGCTGCTGGGGTTTAAGCACTGTTTGTTACCAGAGGACCACTGGCCTACCCTGGGCGGCCCCGGAGATGCGGGGCCGTCGCTGGAGATGCATGGCAGGTGCGGGTCTGTCACACCATTAGTGGACAGGCTGCTGAAACGATGGTCAGGGGAAGCAGAGACAGCGGGGATCAAACCAGGCACCTGACTGCGGTAAAGCCGAAGCCAAACGAGAAGCAGGACAGCGACGGACTTGAGAGAGACCACTGAGGCCAGCAGGACCGGCTGACTCGGCGGCGGCCAGGGGACCCCCAGGCAGGCACGCTGCCCTGCTCCTGGCCCCTCGCACAGACGCCTCCCTCCCCGCCAGCCACTGCCCTGCCTCGGGGCACCTTGAGCGCCTTGCCCTGGAGCTCGTCGATGATCCCACGGATCTTGCCCAGCAGGAAGGGCCAGGAGTTGATGAGGTAGATGCGGTCCATCATGATGGCGATGATGCTGTACCAGCGCTGGAAGCCCCGGGCCAGGCTGTCCTTGATGAAGAACGTGTGGCTGAACACAAAGCCGTGCTGCTCGTCCCCAAAGAAGATGGGGCCCTCGCGGCCGGGGCACACCTGGGACACAAGGACAGCCGCTCCAGGACAGCGCCCTCTGCACGCTGCAGCAGCCAAACCCTCCTGCTCAGACTTCTCTTTCTGCGCTCATTGATCGGCATCAGTTACAGGGAGAGTGCAAAGGGCAGGGATGAAAAAGGGAAACTCTGCTTTCATCTCTCCCGTGATCGAACTTCCGAAAGAGAACGTTCGCGACCGTGAAACCCAAGGACCAGTAGGTTCGTTAATTTTTCTTACCTTGGGTCATAAATAACTCATGTACAAGTATTGTATCCACCCCAGGCTCAGATTTGCCAACATCACTCATCTGGAATATACCAGAGAACTGGCAAGTCAAAACAGCCAATGCAGAGCCCACGTAACAAGAAATCTGCATATGTCACGTGCAGGAGAGAACCGGGGTCTCCCTCACACCACACCCACTCTAACACACAACCCCACCAGACACGACCAGCTGCCCGCCAGCAGGGACACAGCCAGGCGGGCAGACGGCAGCAGCGAGGGAGGACGATCAGGTGGGGCAGTGGCCGGCAGTGTGAGCGACTGGATGGTGAACTCGCTGTGACAGAGACACAGAAGCTGAGACAACTCGACAACGGCAGCCACGTGTCTTAGACTCGCGCCTCGGTCGGCTCAGAGAGCACGTGATGAGCACTGAGGCTGTGACGTGACAGAGACGATAAGAAGGTGACATCTGACGGGAGCCACACGCCTACAAACACTTCACCCCTTAGCAACACGTCCACGAAGAACGAATAATGAAAGCCTGGTGCTTAAAACGGTAAGTTGGCAACGAACCAGGGTGCAACGTGACTCACTCCGGAGACCTGCCCGGCCGTCTCCGGGCTGCCGTCTGCCTTCCTTCCCATAACCGACACCGAGCTCGCTCAGGGCGTGCTGGCGTGCACGCGAGCGACCCTCGCAGAGGCCCCGGGTCACGGATGCTCACCTCACAGCTCAGGCTCCGCACACAGGCCTGGCGGACGATGCTGAAGAGCTGGGGGTGGTTGGGGTGCTGGTGACTGACGTACTTGATCGAGGTCTCCTTGTCATGGCTGATGTACCCGGGGTGCCCTGCGGCAAGTGACCGGCAGCCCTGCCCacgagaaacaaaagaaaaccagttAGCCAGCAACACGCTTGCTGACTCTCATGCAAATCTCACGCAGAAAATTCGATCTGTTTTTGCATAAAAACAACCGGCTCCTAGAGTTACACTTGACTGAGGATTTCCGTGTTTCCCGAGCAGGAAAGTCAGGATGCACACATCACAGAGGTCGCCAGAGGGCATCGAGTCTACTGAGCACGGAGGTCACCGACCTCATCTACTGGCACTTACGCAGCAGGGATCCCCAAGAGCTCTGTACCCATCACCTCACCTAATCCAAGGAGCAAACCAGTGAGACAGTTACCGGGAGAATCGCCACCTCACAGGCGGCAAAACTGAGGCCCGCAGCCTCCGTCCTCGATCCAGGCACGACCACTTGGCAGGGACCTCGTGCCAAGGGAGGCTGCCACCCTCTGGCACTGGCGTGGCCGCCTGAGAACACATGCTCAGACCCCCTGCCGTGGGGAAGGGACCGGACCGGCGGCCCTGGCTGCTGCCCCTCTGAAGCCACCATCACGTTGACGCCAAGGCCGTGCGCCCCGGCGGCAGCCCCCAACCTGGGACTGTGCATAGAGGCCCCGgagccagcccctccctgggcGATACAGGACGCCCCCCAAGGCCGTTGCAGCTCAAGGACCTGCCCCCAAGGCCCCCAACGCCCAGGCCTCCTTCTTGCCTGCCTCTCCATCACAGGCAGCGGCCATTCACAGTGGAgggccctccccacctctgctccccGCCCCTGATCCCTCACAATCCCTCAGTCAGGCTCGAGCTCACCGACTGCTTCCCAGTGGAACCCAGCTAACACGGCGGGATTTCTGTCCACCCTGCAGTGCCGGGTCCAACGCCACCCTGATTTCCAGTCCCGACCCAGGGCTCCACGTGAACAAGCGGCCTGGTGCGGGGTCCTAACCGTCATCCCCCAGAGCTCACGAAGCGGGCAGGGTGCCCACGAGGAGGACGCCAGACTGAGGGACGGGAGCCGAGGAGGCAGCGCACGGACACGAGTGAGCGAGGCCGGAAGAGCAGGCCCAATGGTGGTGGCCAGTGTCGGCCGGCCCAGAGTGGTTTGAAAAGGCTAAAGCTGGGACGAAGGGAAAGGACCAGAGGGAAGGAAAGCAGCAAGCGCACACCACACGGCCCACGCCCGTGAGGCCACGTCCACGGCATGCGGCCTCCTGTCCACCCCCAGGAGGTCAAGCCCGAGCCCCGGCAGAGAAGAGACGCCCCCAACACCCCAGGAGACACTGGCCTCGCACATGTCCGACTTCTTGGGTCCTGGGCTGCTGGACTCTGCACTGGCCCCTTCTGCCGGACTGTGGGCGCGGATGCGGCTGCTCATCTGGATgccgccctcctcctcctcagcctgcTCGCCCCGGCCGGGGCCGTCCCCACTCCCCGCCCCTTGCGGAAGCGGGGCGTGCAGGACCTCTGTGCAGAAGAGTGTGCGGGGGCCGTGGAGCTCGCAGAAGTGACAGAGCGCGACGATGGCATTCATGGTGTCCTGGAGACTGTGCCAGGcctgctgggagaggagggaaatgCCATGAGCTGAGCCCTAGAACCTGCCAGCTCCGGAGCCCAGCGACCTCTGCTGTCCTCAACGGGCTTCTGTCCAGCAGAGGCAGGTCGCCCAGCCAGGCAGCACTGCCCAGCACCCACTCTGGGCCAGCACTGCATCGGCTGCAGGGGACACAAAGCAGACACCGTCCCTGCCCACAAGGAGTTAGGacaaagaggagggaaaacatAACGCGGGATCACACAGAAACCCCTCAGTCAGGACCGTGCCGGCAGGGCCACGAGGTGGGCAGATGGGgacacatgcgcgcgcgcgcgcacacacacacgcacacacacacacacacacacacacacacacacgccgcCGCCCTGGGGGCGTCTGTTCCACGGACAGCAGTGGAGCGGCTCCCGTGTGCCGGGCGACGTTTCAGGTGACGTGATGCTGCCTCTCGGAGCTTACCTTCCAGAAGGGCAGGGACGGGCAGCGCACCGCTTCCTCTCGTGCGGTGACCGCATTAGGGACACAGGACAGGGGTCCAGGGCAGAGAAACACTGGAGGAGGTGGGATGTAGTTTCAGACAAAAGGGCTCCCAGGTGACAGCTGAAGGAACAGAGGGCGCCACGGGGGCTGAGGAGGGGCCGTGACGGGGGTCTGAATGTCTGCAGAGCTGGGGGGTGAGGGCAGAAGACAAGCAGGAGGTGGATTTTAGGGACCCTCCTAGGCCATGGTTAAGACCCTGAACTTTGCTTCAAAGATCAGAGAACCTCTGGTGGGTTCTGACGAGAAACACAAGAAATGAGAACGTTATTTTACAAGATCGTTCTGGCCACTGTGCGGGAGCCAGGGTGGACGCAGGGAAGCCAGCTGGCCCGGGCCAGGGTGGGCAGGGGAAGGCGCTGAGGACCGTCAGAGCGTGACTGTGTCCCAGAGGGATATGCAGACGCTGCTCACGGGTGGGCTGCAGAGCACAAAGAAGGAAGCAGGGTACGTGGGAGACGGGAGAGGGCGGCCAAGAGCAGCGCCTGCCAAGCCTCCAGTGGAGATGATGCTGACAGGCCACGCGGGATGGGAGTGGGGCAGTCAGGGCTGGGGACCTGGGCCCCAGAGCTCAGACGTGGGAGGGGGGACGAGCTGGTCAAGGTGACAGAGGAGGACAGGCAGTGAGGCGAAGTCCAGTATCACTCCGGAGACCACATGAGCGAAATCGCCCAGGAGGAGGGCAGCAGAGGGCGGGGAGGGCGCGCGGGACGCAGGCGCACGTGCCCTCCGCGGGGAAACCTTCAAGGTGGGGCGTCTGTCCACTGGGCTCCAGCAGGTAGTGGAGAAACAGGCGGGACAGGGACAGCCCAGCCGACAGGACACGGGTGACGCAGCAGGGCCTGGGAGTCAGGCTAAAGCGGAACAAGCCTTCTCCAGGGCACAGCGTCCGAGACGGTAGCTGGGAGCCACGTGGGGCAGCTCAGACCTGAATGAACGACGGTGAAGAGCCCCCTTCCCGTctcaccagccacatgtggctcacGGCCGCCATTGTAAAAGGACAGCACAGACCGTGGGAGGGACATTTCTAGCACCACAGAAAGCTCTCTCGGACAGCCGTGCTCAAAACAGTGAAGGACAATTTCAGTTACCGATGTCTGACTGAGTAGTGGACGCCGGCTGGAACCAAACCCTCTTCTCTCTGGAGAACGCCACCCCCCGTTACAGAATCAAAGGTCAGACATGCTCTGTGCTCACGCCCTGGTCGGCAGGCGCAGGCCTGAGCGTGGCCTGGCCCGTCAGAGGCACCTGCTTGGGACGCTGGACCCGGAGCACAGAGGCAAGGCAGCAGACGGTGTGAACACGCACGGCGGGGGCGGGGAGTCCGCGCGGCGGGTCCCGGGGAGCGGCATCCGCGACCACCGGGCCCGGCGGGTCCCTCCACGGGCCCTCGAGAGGCCTCCCGCTGGCGGCCGCACTCGGAGCCACTTCTCTACCCGCCCGCTCGCTCTGCCAGCACCCGATGTCCGCGGTCAACCACGCACCTGCCCGGCACAGGCTAGAGCGCGAGGATGAGGAGCGGCAGAGGCCAAGCCCAAAGAGACATCTGGGAATCAGACAGGGGACAGGAGGGGCAGCTGGAAGGCATGGAGAGCCAGGGCACGGAGGGCTCCCGGAGGGAGGGGAGCAATGGGACAGAAGACAGTTCAAGACAGGAGGACGTTTAGCTGGAAGACCTTGAGCTCCATGGACATTCCGCACAGCAGGGGACCAAGAGGGCAGGGCTGGTGAGCAAGGCCCGGAACGCCGGCCCCAGACCTCCAACGGCTCGCTCCTCCTCACCGCGCGGCCTCTCCCTGCACGCCCCCTGCTCAGAGAGGGCCCTCAGCAGTGCTCACAGCCCACCATCACTCTCTCAGTTCCCGACACACGGTGCGCACCAAACTGACGGGTGGTAGACAAACAAGTGAATTTAGGAGCAGCCTGG
Proteins encoded in this window:
- the LOC102995227 gene encoding folliculin isoform X6, giving the protein MNAIVALCHFCELHGPRTLFCTEVLHAPLPQGAGSGDGPGRGEQAEEEEGGIQMSSRIRAHSPAEGASAESSSPGPKKSDMCEGCRSLAAGHPGYISHDKETSIKYVSHQHPNHPQLFSIVRQACVRSLSCEVFEAEQFGCPQRAQRMNTAFTPFLHQRNGNAARSLTSLTNDDGLWACLHTSFAWLLKACGSRLTEKLLEGAPTEDTLVQMEQLADLEEESESWGNSEAEEEEKAPVLPEGAEGRELTKCPADSSLLSDGGHWQPRKLSVFKSLRHMRQVLGAPSFRTLAWHVLMGNQVIWKSRDADLVHSAFEVLRTMLPVGCVRVIPYSSQYEEAYRCNFLGLGPHVQIPPHVLASGACRVALG
- the LOC102995227 gene encoding folliculin isoform X5: MNAIVALCHFCELHGPRTLFCTEVLHAPLPQGAGSGDGPGRGEQAEEEEGGIQMSSRIRAHSPAEGASAESSSPGPKKSDMCEGCRSLAAGHPGYISHDKETSIKYVSHQHPNHPQLFSIVRQACVRSLSCEVCPGREGPIFFGDEQHGFVFSHTFFIKDSLARGFQRWYSIIAIMMDRIYLINSWPFLLGKIRGIIDELQGKALKVFEAEQFGCPQRAQRMNTAFTPFLHQRNGNAARSLTSLTNDDGLWACLHTSFAWLLKACGSRLTEKLLEGAPTEDTLVQMEQLADLEEESESWGNSEAEEEEKAPVLPEGAEGRELTKCPADSSLLSDGGHWQPRKLSVFKSLRHMRQRKFLGEHTNHFLRTESSAPCFSGPGCPIFPHTGLARPHGEPGDLEK
- the LOC102995227 gene encoding folliculin isoform X4, which codes for MNAIVALCHFCELHGPRTLFCTEVLHAPLPQGAGSGDGPGRGEQAEEEEGGIQMSSRIRAHSPAEGASAESSSPGPKKSDMCEGCRSLAAGHPGYISHDKETSIKYVSHQHPNHPQLFSIVRQACVRSLSCEVCPGREGPIFFGDEQHGFVFSHTFFIKDSLARGFQRWYSIIAIMMDRIYLINSWPFLLGKIRGIIDELQGKALKVFEAEQFGCPQRAQRMNTAFTPFLHQRNGNAARSLTSLTNDDGLWACLHTSFAWLLKACGSRLTEKLLEGAPTEDTLVQMEQLADLEEESESWGNSEAEEEEKAPVLPEGAEGRELTKCPADSSLLSDGGHWQPRKLSVFKSLRHMRQNWGKDLEVYRSSGVGPSGVSTGPSLLLVSGKSPSLLEKIADFLSPARLSSLYRESF
- the LOC102995227 gene encoding folliculin isoform X3 encodes the protein MNAIVALCHFCELHGPRTLFCTEVLHAPLPQGAGSGDGPGRGEQAEEEEGGIQMSSRIRAHSPAEGASAESSSPGPKKSDMCEGCRSLAAGHPGYISHDKETSIKYVSHQHPNHPQLFSIVRQACVRSLSCEDSLARGFQRWYSIIAIMMDRIYLINSWPFLLGKIRGIIDELQGKALKVFEAEQFGCPQRAQRMNTAFTPFLHQRNGNAARSLTSLTNDDGLWACLHTSFAWLLKACGSRLTEKLLEGAPTEDTLVQMEQLADLEEESESWGNSEAEEEEKAPVLPEGAEGRELTKCPADSSLLSDGGHWQPRKLSVFKSLRHMRQVLGAPSFRTLAWHVLMGNQVIWKSRDADLVHSAFEVLRTMLPVGCVRVIPYSSQYEEAYRCNFLGLGPHVQIPPHVLASGACRVALG
- the LOC102995227 gene encoding folliculin isoform X1, whose product is MNAIVALCHFCELHGPRTLFCTEVLHAPLPQGAGSGDGPGRGEQAEEEEGGIQMSSRIRAHSPAEGASAESSSPGPKKSDMCEGCRSLAAGHPGYISHDKETSIKYVSHQHPNHPQLFSIVRQACVRSLSCEVCPGREGPIFFGDEQHGFVFSHTFFIKDSLARGFQRWYSIIAIMMDRIYLINSWPFLLGKIRGIIDELQGKALKVFEAEQFGCPQRAQRMNTAFTPFLHQRNGNAARSLTSLTNDDGLWACLHTSFAWLLKACGSRLTEKLLEGAPTEDTLVQMEQLADLEEESESWGNSEAEEEEKAPVLPEGAEGRELTKCPADSSLLSDGGHWQPRKLSVFKSLRHMRQVLGAPSFRTLAWHVLMGNQVIWKSRDADLVHSAFEVLRTMLPVGCVRVIPYSSQYEEAYRCNFLGLGPHVQIPPHVLASGACRVALG
- the LOC102995227 gene encoding folliculin isoform X2, which produces MNAIVALCHFCELHGPRTLFCTEVLHAPLPQGAGSGDGPGRGEQAEEEEGGIQMSSRIRAHSPAEGASAESSSPGPKKSDMCEGCRSLAAGHPGYISHDKETSIKYVSHQHPNHPQLFSIVRQACVRSLSCEVCPGREGPIFFGDEQHGFVFSHTFFIKDSLARGFQRWYSIIAIMMDRIYLINSWPFLLGKIRGIIDELQGKALKVFEAEQFGCPQRAQRMNTAFTPFLHQRNGNAARSLTSLTNDDGLWACLHTSFAWLLKACGSRLTEKLLEGAPTEDTLVQMEQLADLEEESESWGNSEAEEEEKAPVLPEGAEGRELTKCPADSSLLSDGGHWQPRKLSVFKSLRHMRQNWGKDLEVYRSSGVGPSGRKFLGEHTNHFLRTESSAPCFSGPGCPIFPHTGLARPHGEPGDLEK